Sequence from the Xiphophorus maculatus strain JP 163 A chromosome 16, X_maculatus-5.0-male, whole genome shotgun sequence genome:
ttattggtctgatgtaatatttgaATCTTAAGTGTCATGTTCTCATAAACcgtaagtggaaaatcatcgtGGCAGAAGTACAGGCTTGACTCGGTGAAATAAAGTACTGAAGTcaataaacttttcaaaaatattctagttttttGAATGTGACTATATATCATACAGTATTTCCTCTCAGTCTAAAGCTGCCAAGAGACCTAAACATGCAGgattttataacatttaattcattactgtaataatacattttgacaATAAGGATGACCTGGAAAGGAACAAAACCTATTCATAACCGTTTGAGGATCtccacattttccacattacaCCTCATCTTTAATTAGAAAGATCAACACGTGTATGTTTAGTGTTGTTTTCCAGTACAAATTATACGTCttttgtatttagctccatctgaTTACCCAGCCTGCTCTGACCTGTTTCTGATGAAAAGCATCCTCACACCTTGAAGCTGCCACCACCTCGTTTGCACgtaggtttaaaaataaaaaattaaacacacaccacactttccagttttttcttttttttaaaaaccccaCATATTCTTTTCCTTGTGCCTCAAAATTTCAACACACTGTGTGAGATATACCGTCTCCAGGCTGCATCCTGACAGTGTCCGAGGTCAGAGCAAGCGGTCGGTGTTCCCGCTGCTCGTCAGACGGCCTTCAGTTGCCGTGTTTGCTGTCGGTATTTGAGTCAGAGTCTCCTGTAATCCAATCAGCCTCCCGCTGTAATCAAATCCCGAACGTCTGCAGCAGTCAAGGCCCAGGAGCAAAGATCACTGCTGAGTGATGTGCTCAGCTGGAGGACCCATGTTTCCAGGAGCTAAATAACTCAGAGGATCAGGCAGTGAGATCTGCTATGCTTCGCCAACAGTTGCAGTAGTGAATCCGATTCAAGCAACCGCTGCAACGAGTTTTTTCTCTTGTGAACTTTAACAACTCCTCATGTTGTAGATGTAACGAGCAGGTTTTTATTTGGACAGTGTTGTGGATGTCAACATTTGTGTGTTCGTtctctgagtttgttttgtttggtgggGAAGTTGTTTCTCCAGAAATTTATTGGCGGTCTAAGTTCCGTTACTACGCTGCGCTTGGCAGTTGGTGGTCACCATAGCAACCGGTAACCGACAGCTCGACCCCTTTTTCTGACCTCTGAATGGCTTGTATACGTGTAGACTAAAAATGAACTGCTATTGAGCTGGGAATTATTCAAGTTCAATTTGGTACAACTTGCAGCTTTTGATTCCGATTCTGTGTGTCTAACAACTACAAGGAAAGGTAGACTTTTATTCTCTTCAACGATTAAAACTGTTGAAGCAATTTCCAGATGCAACTTAAACATTTCTCAATGTCCTGCATGCTTGGAAATAGGACCAAAAGTAACACAAGTTCATATGAAGTCATTTCAAAGCAGTTAGATAACACTTTATCCTGATCTGATCGGCCGTATAGCCAGTTTCCTTTGTCAGCTTTTCCCCACCCAGGgtggatttttcttccatcCTAAAGTTCATTGTCTTTAACCTTCAAGCTGTTCACGCCCACGAGAAGAATAACACGATGCCACCCTGACCTTTTGATGCCAGTGGTTGTTGGAAAAAGGACCTGCAatgaaatatcaaaaaaatGCTAAGACTGGGTTTCCTTGACGTGACATGTCTTGATTATATGTCGACTCCTTGAGCCAAAAACAGCTTCGATATCTTGTTGCAGtcgattaaaaaaatatatatttccaaGCGTTTTAACCGCAAAGTGGATAAATTGTCTTGCATGAGTGTCAATGAGTTGCTTTATTTATGAAACgagttaaaacaaaagcacCGAAAGATGTTTTGTACTAAATACTTGCAGATGTTTATTAGAGTTAGAAAAAAATTGGTGCTTTTAACAACTTAATTGAACCGTTCTACTTCacaggttatttttaaaaaactagaaTTGGGTATGCAACTTAAATTGTTTTGTGGATTAGTAGGAAGATCCCACATCCACATGAAGAGATCTACCCAAATGTGTTTGAAAGGCGGCTGGGATGAATCAGTTGGGATAACCAAGCgataattttaatgttttcatttagacTTCATTTAAACGGGACCTGTGGGCTGAAGCAACTTCggttttcacttttatttttggggggttgAGTAgcctttttcaaaaatatttccctcTCAAAAAAACCTTAAAGTCAATAGAATAATGAAGGAGAGATGCCGCCAAGTTCCTTATTTTTCCTGCAAATCATCAAGTAGGAGGCAGAAACTTGGACACACCATCAAGATGTTCCAACATGATGACAAACACGCGTCAAAGCTGGGTTTAGAGTGGAAAAGGCAGACTAAAATTCACCGTTTGGGATGAACCTGACCAAAGTACCAAAGATAAAGAACAGAATACAGCTATGTGAAGAAGCAGCCGAAGTCCAAGCAAAACCTGTAATGGTCTGCAGAGCCCCTACAGatctgcagaacattttaagATAAAGAGGAAGTTCTTCTACTTGGAAGAAAATCATTAAGAAATTAAAGGTGGGTTAAAACCGCTGCGCAGAACAGTAAATCACTCAAAGGAACTAATTTTGTTAACCTACTTTTTTTCCTAAGACTATTAACTCATTAAGACTCATTAAATTCTGACAGTAATCACTAATTTGACGGCAGCTCATTAGCAGCAAATGAATGATGTGCTGAAGCGTCAGGACTTCTTCGTCGAGGCGCAGGAGCTGCAGCTGTCAGCGGAGCGTCGCGTTCCTCTGCCCTCCACCTCTCTCTGTCGGCTGAAGGGAAGCACAGATAGCTGCCACAATTAGGGCTGAGTGCGGCTTTCAGCAGCCCACTCTGCGTGCTCAAAGACCGACCCCGCATGACTTCTCATCCTCCGACACTGCCGAGTGGGTGGGAAACATCTCCTCCATCGCGCAGCTCATCTCGAAGGATGCAGCTCCACGGAAGTGACAAGTAATGCTCTCATTTAGTGGCAAGAAAAGGTAGATTTTATCTGCAGCTCGATGCCTCTTTGGCGTCACACGTGTCAGGTGAAGCAAAACCGATCCGACGTCTGAAGGCAGGACCGGGACGTGAATGTGTTTCTAGTATTTCCTTCCTGGAAGGATAGGAAAAAAATCGGTTGCAGTCTGAAAGTCTATCTCATGCCTCTAGGACCtcaacacattttctcatgttacgACCCTTCTATGTGCTTGTTATCTGTATGCCACCCCCTTTTTTCTCCGCTTCCACTAAACAAAATCCAGAGCAACCAGCTGCTTTCAGACGTCAGGTAACAACTGCACACAAATCACGTCCGTCCACCAAACTGATGGAGCCAAAAGGCCATTTGTAACTCTGGAAGAgcttcagatttctttttcatatatagaaaaatgcaaaaaataatttcactgtgtttattattattattatcttcttgttgtatgttgtttttaacttttttgtacaagcactttgaattgtctttggctgaaaggtgctatataaataaagttgccttgccttTTTCTGTTAGCTGCTTACCAATAGCTTagcatgcaatattttaataaaaggaacaaaatcATCAAAGCTTTGTAGGAAAATTGATCTGAAAATGacagtacattaaaaaaaagagattaaaaaaaatatgcagctaGTCAAAATTAGTGAGTGGCTGTGTCAAGGTCTACCATTGAGTAAAAGATGCCGGATGTTTGTTTTCCTACTTATTGTGAAATTAGAATGAAAGGGGGGAAAATGTGGttagtgaaaaataaacacattttagattttatcgatcagttttcactttaatgAGAATCTAATTGGACAGTGGAGATTGCACCGTagaaacatgtttgaaatatctccgtttgcattaaaaaaatgtgccGTCAGATCAGATTTGAGGGACTGGGATTAGACACAGgtcaaaataatttcaagggccacaaatgatCTTTGTGTTAGAACGGCcttgtcaaagtccagacctacatCCAAGTGAGAACAGATGAAAATATCTAACTACGAGGTTCTCTCTACCCAATCAGACGAAACTTGAGCTATTTAGCCAAGAAGGACAGAGGGGCAGAAATTTCAGCCTGGATGTGCAAAGAAATTAGATTGCTGCCTGATcttgagtgtgtgtttctgtgatgtGCTCTCTGAGCGCAAATTGAATGAAGAACAGCCAAATCTTCTTCATGTACATGGAAAGGCGTGCCTGCTGGGTTGCATAAGAGTGAAAgcggtgacctttgaccccctCTCCCCCCCAGCCAGACAGGGTTAGGCAATTCACCACCGTAAATTATAACCCGCTCCTGTTTTTCGAGCAGCTTGTTCACTCCTCCCCACCGGCTGATCTTATGTTAAAACTCAACACACGACAGCGTACAGAGCAGGTGCTTGTTATCGCTGTGGTGTCTGGCTGCAAGGAAGAAAAGGCAGAGAGGTTGGCTTCGTGGTATTTTATTATAGTAATCTGGAGATTTTCTTTGTACTCTGTGCATTTCCAGCTTGTTTTTTCTCACAACAAAGCAAAACGAAACGAGgcaaaaatcagaataaaatcaatttgGGATACATTCAGTGGAAGACATCAAGAACAAATAAATcatctttgcacattttttttcaatcttttaagcaaaaatatatggAGAAAATGTTACGCTTTattccctttattttttcttcttcacttttAAGTCAgaaggggggagggggggaataaacaaactatttacaaaatgttttccagacaGCTGTACAGATTTaaacttttgtgtttcttcaggAAGATCTGACCTCAGTGCTGAGGAACCACCCTTTGGTTTCCAGAGACAGCCGGTTCTGCTGCTTTCAGCACAAGTCAGCGAAACATATAtatattgggaaaaaaaacaacaaatctgctGAAATGGGCATCAGGTGCACAAAGCTAACCCACATAGAGCTTTTGGTTTGACTAACGGTGAGGAGAAAGTCATTCGTCTCAGCCAGGGAGAAAATCAGGAGTCCTAGCTACAGGCTTTATTACTTATCTACTATAAGAAATACAAACAGCGAAGATGAACAGTTTAAAGTGTCTTATAACAGTACTTTAGGCGTCTGTTATGAGGTTTAGGGCCTGGGTTTAAAGCGTCTGTTTCTGTGGAGGGGTCAAATGTAACTCAGCAGATGATCTGGAGTCACATCAGCAGGTCATTTCAAATCAGGAGTCTTACTTACAGTAAGTATGAAACACATAGTTAATATCCCCCCCCCTTCAATTCACATTAACAACAAATCGaaggtttcagtttttgttttggttttttttcttcttcttttatttgcaTGGTTTGTTTCCAATGTGAACAGATTGTGATGAGAACTGCTCAAATCTTGCAACgttgcacattttaaataacaggACAACATAAAATCTCCCCTGACACGATGACTCTGTCAAGTCAATTTAACGACAGCACccatttttatcaaaaagtgGACCCtgtgttttattggaaaatattcaaggatcaggatgtttttattaaaaatgtgcatgcttgatatttcttttcttattcctataattgatcattttgtgtttcataacatttttccttgtttttgtgtagttttttttgttgcatttttgcaCTTTGGGCATTAGCTGAACGAGATGCCACCTCACCTCTATAATCAAAGATGAAGAgaggtaaaacaaacaaacaatcaaaaagCTTATTCTACATTTCCCTGACTCCCATACTGTGAAACCGTCTTCAGCAGCAAACTGTGTTGTGATTCCTTGGCAGAAGGGCCCCTTGTGTAATTCTTCTGAAAGCTGGAAGCTTCTATGTTAGGGGTCAGCATTATTGGCACAGTCTTACATTTTGCTGGACTAGTTCAGGGGCCCTGGCGGCCATTTGGTTGGATGACATGTCctgattaatataaaaacaactaCAAGATGCTACAACTGCATTACACTagctaaataacatttttttaaagaagacatTATCTTTCATTTTTAGCGATTTggtatttgttgcattttggcTCTGAGCAGTTACTCTTTTAGTAAGAACACATTTTATCATGATACACCACATGTGTACATTGTGGACAAATGTGCTTAACTGGGATTTTgtgataaaacaacacaaagtagaggaTGATGGTGAAGTGGGAAGAAGTTTTGTGAGTTAGAAATAGGTCCGGACTGGTTTGAGATGAGGTGACACAATTTGGAAAGGCTCAaggtagtgtgtgtgtgtgtgtgtgtgggtgtgtgtgtttgtgtatttgtgaCTGCGGTTGATTTTAAGATGTGTATTAACTTATAGCAAGGAGTTTTTCTAGTTAATTTATCATTTACGCTTTTGTCCCTTTTATCAAGTTACTGGCATGACTTTGAGTCTTGCAGTTGTACGGTATGATGCTGAgatgaaaatctgtttaaatagtctacaaattaaataatcagCTTCACTGCAAAGCTTTGTCATTTTGCAGCTGCATCTGGTCCAGTTTAAGCTGTGaagttttttctcaaaatacatacatacagtatatatatatatatatatatatatatatatatatatatatatatatatatatatatatataaaaccatGTTGATTTCATGCACTTCAGATTTAAGATCCTCGTCAGTAGGACAGTTTTCAATTAGTTTGCATCTAATAAAGCTCATGAACCATctcaaaaggaagaaaaagttgTGCATCCTGtgacattttgaatttattcctTGTGTGGCAGGCATGGCGTACCACTGGTCTTCAAATTGTAACGAAGATGTCCTCATGGGTGTCCCAGTGTCTGCAGAATGACATTCACAAGCCGACCCACTTCAGCCATGACAGCCCTTCTGTCAGCAGACAAAGGTTAAAGTGCAGATTCTCTTCGAGAAGATGGTTGAATGCGGTCAGTCGGGGTTAGCTCCGACGGacaacttttgtctttttccgTCTCAGTGTCTCCATCCACATCCTCATCTCTGCTTATGAAGGCCAGCTCGTTCTCGTAGCAGAAGGAGTTGGCGCCAGACGTTGGGAATTTCCTCTCCTCCATGTCTTTGGCACTGCACCTGGGCGTGGACGGCACCTCAAAGGTTTTGTGAAAGTAGGCATAGTCGATCCTGTACTGGCTCCTCTCCTCGAAGATGACGGGCTCGAAGCGGTGGCCCCACAGGATCTCAGACGGCAGGTAAGAGCTTCGCGCTTGCGTCGTCATGGCCGTTGCCTCCACCAGTCCTTCCAGGATGATCACAATCTCAAAGTCGGACATTTCCAGGTCTTGCTTGCTGATGCCAAACAGGGGACTCTCTTCGTCGATCTCATGGATGACGGTGAGGGGAGCGACCAAAAACAGGCGGTCGGTGCCTTTATCATAGCCAACGTTCATGTCGATTTGATCCAGGGGGATGTACTCGCCCTCCTCTGTGTAGCGGGGCTTCACCATCTGAGCCCGAACATGAGCCTCTACAATGTGGCTCTTCCTCAGGTTGGCAACCCTGACCATGAAGCACAGCTTCCCATCCCTCATGGCGATCACCGCATTGTGGCTGAACAGCAGAGTCTCTGCACGCTTCTTTGGCCGCGCCATCTTGGCCATGATGGCGCCAATCATGAAGGCGTCGATGATGCAGCCCATGATGGACTGAAAGACCACCATGAAGACAGCCGCTGGGCATTCCTCCGTCACGTAGCGAGCTCCGTAACCGATCGTCGTCTGGGTCTCAATGGAGAACAAAAAGGCCGTCACAAAGTTGTTTACCTGCTTGACACAGGGAACAAAATCCTCTCTGTTGTTCTCCATGTCACCATGCAGGAGGCCGATGACCCAGAAGGCCAAGCCGAACGTCAGCCAGGACACCACAAACACCAGGCTGAACAGCAGGAACATGTACCGCCAGCGGATGTCCACGCAAGTAGTGAAAATGTCTGACATATATCTCTGGGATTTCTCGTCCATGTTTGAGAAGTGGATGTTGCACTGGCCGGTCTTGTTGACAAACCGGCTGTGGCCTTTGCGTCTTGTGTGGATCTTGCCATTGCCAAAGCTGCCCACGGCCGGCATGGTGCTGAGTCTGAGTCCTTCTTCTTCAGAGGACAGAaagctgtggtggtggtgggcCCTTCCTACGCTCATGCCGCAGTGAAACGCAGCCAGGGGGGCTTCACGCAACAAGCCTGGCTCATGCACAGCTGAGCCCTCTCACAGAGGTGCACAGCTCTGTTTGGTCACAACTTGGTATCAGTCGTCAACGTCTGGGAAGGAAAGGACAGGCAGAATGTTATCACCAAGTACAAAGATGGAACAGACAAACTACACCAAAACTAAGAGTGTGATGAAAATCATTGAACCAGTTGAAGGCGCTTATTTTGATTTGTCCTTTTAGTccaaatgtttcaaatgcaaTGCTCAGTCTTCATTCTCTGAATATATGATAGacatatttcagtgtttttagtttcaaactttgactttttcctTTGCCCTCCAAAACATCCTTTCAACAACAATCAAGGCATTGATTTGTGTCTGACTTTCTCGTTTCTCCTCTTGCATGATCGGAAATACTCTGGTTCATACTATAAACATTTCAAAGCTCATCAAGGTACAGAAATAGCCAGCTAATTCAATGCCCTGCCACTTTATGTGACGTatcttgtttttcctccagctgGCACAACTATTAGAGGCACTGGAGTACCGCGATGAGGCTGTGTGATTCCCTTGCGAGGTTGAAGTGGAACGTAATAGGGGCTAAAAAAAGATGAGGCAGAAAACTGGGTATTGAAACAGAGGTCGGCTCAGACACAAGTGGTTTGATGGCAACGTTCAAAGTGATTACCAAAGACATTtagtaaggaaaaaaaatggtttaaaacacCGCAGGACCATGtatgtgctttaaaaaatgattaactCGACTTACCCTTAAAGTTTCAGGCATCTAATTACTATTGAGTGAGTTAGTAGtaattgagggttttttttaaaaaactgtcagaTTATCCATTTTGAAGCTAAGATAATGCTATTCTTGCAGACATTCTTTCATATGTTCGAAACTAGGTTATTTCACCTTGTAAGAAGTAACCCGAAGGCTCTGGATCCATGTTAGCCTGTGGTATAGTGTGATTAAAGTCAGATGTGTTTAACTTTTTGACTTTGCAGTGGCTGATTATTACTTTCCAGTGGGAGTTTCTAATCTCTtcatcagacttttattttattcatacacTCTGTATTGAGCTAAAAGTATTCGTCTCCTTTCTCTATCCTGTTTTATCTTTCATATTACAACTCTTTTGTAGCCTCTAACAAGTTTTCCTAAAGTAATGCCCTTCCCCCTGCGTTTCTTCTACTCTCACCAGCTTCCCCCGTCTGTGCTCAAGAAGCTGTCAATGCGATGTGACcctgatttattttccagcaagaCAACAACCTGAATCTTCCATCTAGAGGTGCACATAAATTGCTTGAAGATTACAAGGTGGATgttctggagtggcctagtcaaagcccagacctcaATTCAATAGAGAATTTGTGGTAGGACCTGATGAGTGAAATATCCCAACAACgagtgaatactttttagaACCATCGCATAAAcacaaatgttctgttttttattgcatAACTGGGATCAACTTTTGCAAATAGTTGTAAAGTCTGTGATGTCCTTGCACAAAgaagcatttaaaattttacataacagGCCAACAAAGTGGCATCCttataaaattcagaaaaagtaTAATCTGTTCAACTTTGAGAGACTGCAGATACTGCAATTCAGTAAGATGCTAACATAATTTTACAATCGTTTCTCTCATTTTGAAATAGTTTccatataataaaataattaacactagaccttttacatttaattagaaaaaaatagctaATCTGTGAACACTGAAACTTGTTCAGCCTTCACtactcaatatttatttttaagtaattttatttgactgaatTTTCTGGGGTTATTCCCCattaaattcttattttacTCTTAGTATTACGTGtaatttaaatgctgtttttaggGTTGCACTAATGTCAAAATATGGGCCAATATTGATGTCCAATATCTGACATTGATAATGCTGTTTACCAATACTATACATATTTCCCTACACTTTCGACACAGTGTAAAAGCGACCACAAaactgcttctctgcttcaatTAAACATCCCGTAATCCTGTACTGCATCACTACTAGTTACATGACTGAACAAATGCCACGTAGCCAAACCCTCCAGCTCCTGAAACACAAATGGCAGCAAGATGGAAATCAATATCGATTGTTAATATCGGCCCAGTTTCACGTATTGGGCAGACattgatttgttaaaaaaaaaggctatcATCAGCCAATACCAGTGTTGATGCCAATATATCATGTATCACCAGTTTCTTTGTAAGAGTTAATGTCTTCACGTCTGCAACTTAACCTTTGGCTAGAGAACAAGTGTTCAAGAGAGGAGTTGacaagagtttaataaattgGACAAAAATTAGGGgacttctttttaatttgtaaaaaaataaaaataaaaaaaaataaatagaaatctggtttcctgttttattcactCGACAATCCactactactttgtgttgacctGCTTCCGCAAAGCGTTCTGTTTGTTagattgaagtttgtggttcttGAATGTGGATCGAAGTGTGAGAATGGTTTATTGGGTAAAACAGACTGGTCTACATTTAGTCTAGATGACTAAATGTAGATACACATTTCATCCTAAAAGTTTCCTTCATATTAACATAGGAAGACGAGAAAATATCTGGACATCTGCTGCCCTCCAGACAGGAAGGGGGCAGAAGGTTTAAGGGGTCACATTGGTGGAGAAATGGCTAAGTATCCATTTGAATGATGGCATTTAGtaagaaaatgcaaatgtttactAAAAGCCGCCCTTTAGGTTTAGACATACTGCATGTTTGAGTTGTAAATGGAGAGACTAATTTAGTCTCTAAAagctgttagaaaaaaaaagagaaactgattTGCATAACAAAACCAGTTCCTCTAACTTGAACTTGAATACTAATATCTGGGTCCTCCTAGCAAAATAGGAAAATATGATTCCATCTTTTTGCTTTCTCTCATATTTATCAGTTTGATGATGAAGGAATCATCAAATAAATGCATTGTGTTTGCaacatatgtgtttttttttttttcaaatttgttttaacaaagcTTCTTGGTGGAGTCCTGTAGTCTGTCCTGCCAGTGTCACCATCATGGAGCTTGGATAACTCCCCGTTTCTACCCTTCATTTAACAGGtgcatgtaataaaaaaaaagtagggcAGGGACAAATTCACTGTACTGGGACAAGTACAAATAAGTGTCAAACTACTCTTTGAATTATAACAacctattttcattttttatttttattttttgcatgtttttaaacaatAGTTCCTGTTTCCTGATCATCTAGTTGCTAGGAAGCAGAATGTGAGTTTCGGAGGgatattattttcaaatttcttcgTGCCAAAGCTCGTCTGCTTTCTCACAAATCACACTCTGCCTGCTGTGCTGTTACATTAATGCTAAGGAGACGGCAAGCTGTGAATTGTTCTTACTGGAAATATATTTGAGCTGTGAGATGAGCAATAATCCAACAATAAATCCATCCTCACTATGATGTgttatcaaaagaaaaacttaccTTTTGTTCATGTGTTCTtgataaaagcagatctttatttttccttctgttccAAAGCttccaggtttttgtttttcactagCCAAATTGCTGCATGACTTTCTTCAAGctcctttctcttcttctcttctgttaAGGGTAAAACCACTCTATCATCCCGAGAAAGCAAAGCAAGTAATCAGTTAATATCTTCATGTTTCTGcctgatttaaaacaatctaTTTCTCCACCAGAGCTGGAGAGGGTCCCAGTCTGTCCTTCTCTGCTTGATGTCCAGGGGtccagaaacagacaaaaaat
This genomic interval carries:
- the LOC102224589 gene encoding ATP-sensitive inward rectifier potassium channel 12-like: MSVGRAHHHHSFLSSEEEGLRLSTMPAVGSFGNGKIHTRRKGHSRFVNKTGQCNIHFSNMDEKSQRYMSDIFTTCVDIRWRYMFLLFSLVFVVSWLTFGLAFWVIGLLHGDMENNREDFVPCVKQVNNFVTAFLFSIETQTTIGYGARYVTEECPAAVFMVVFQSIMGCIIDAFMIGAIMAKMARPKKRAETLLFSHNAVIAMRDGKLCFMVRVANLRKSHIVEAHVRAQMVKPRYTEEGEYIPLDQIDMNVGYDKGTDRLFLVAPLTVIHEIDEESPLFGISKQDLEMSDFEIVIILEGLVEATAMTTQARSSYLPSEILWGHRFEPVIFEERSQYRIDYAYFHKTFEVPSTPRCSAKDMEERKFPTSGANSFCYENELAFISRDEDVDGDTETEKDKSCPSELTPTDRIQPSSRRESAL